Genomic segment of Trichoderma breve strain T069 chromosome 7 map unlocalized scaffold00007, whole genome shotgun sequence:
TCTTTTAGATCAAATACTTGCCcctctggctgctgctcgatATTAGCGAACAAGCGGTGTAAATGCTTTCCAAACCTGCCCTCAAACTTGAGCAGTGTTGCCATAGAGAAACTGTGTGACATCTGACGCCTTCGCATCTTGTGAAACTAGGTATGCACTTATTAGCGTCCTCTATGTTGCATCCGAACTGACAAGAGTTCTCACCTCTTCGTCACGAGTACTGAAAAGATTGGGATGCAGTGCCGTGAACGCATCATAGAATTTTGTCTTAGGCATAGAACTCCCAGCTTTGTAGATGGGACCGATGGCATCTCGAGTTTGGAAATTGACATGATTGGGACCAATTCGAATAACAGGGCCATACTTCTCGTGTGCCCTCTGTATAGCAAACGCCAAGTCTCGCCTGTAAACATGATACACCTTCCATAAAGAAGTCCTGCGAGCCCAAAAAGGACCGGGAATCTTTCGTAAAGGATGAACAAAGATCCAAAGTAGCAGCCAGACCAGGCTACAAGACAACAACACGACTGGAAGCAAGGTAGTGCTATAGGAAGCCATTGTGCTCAAGACATTAAGTCTTTGGAAGGAGTCTCGACTGATGGGTAGGAAAGATTGTATTTCTTCATGCAACTCTACAACAaatgtttcttcttgtctaTTATATGCCACAAATCAACCCATGCGATTATTTACATTCCGAATCATACCAAAATGCCACTCAAAAGCTTCAACCACATACATACTGTTTCCGAGACACATCGTCGTATCTTGGAGACAAGTCTCCACAGGTTGGTATGCCTGCAACGGAGTGGTCGATGAGCGCCAATCACCGAGGTAGCATTTACAAGGGCGATCGGTATTATTGCCCTAGCCCAATGAAAAGGAGCGCCTGTGCGGCAGTGAAGTCATTTAATGTGTCATACTTCAGTCACTTCCCCATTGGGGGACGGAAGCAAGCTGTGGAACCTTCCGATTCCGAAACATGCATGAGAGGAGTGAGGACTATGCGCGAGGCTGCcaaataatattaataaatgTTATGTATAATTGCGCATCCATTACGATGGACGTGTAATAAGTTTTGTTGCTTGATGAATAAGTCAACCTTGGAAGTCTTCGCAGACCTGAGGAGATAGTTTCTAGTATAACGCATGCGGAATAGTTCCGACGCCGCCTGGTAATAGGAGCAAACATCTTCGAGTATACACAAAGGTAAACAGAAGATATAAGTGAATCACCAACGCGTGAAGTTGAATGATGAACGAACCACTATCCAAAGTCATCTAGAATCAATCGAACCAGCTTAGAACACTTTGCATACACGTCTCCAATTCTAAATAATCCAACATGGCAACCAAATCTGAGAATGGTGTTCCATACACACTTTACTACAATCTTTTCTCGATTTGCTCATTGATGATGCGGTGGCTGGTTGACATTCGCGGTGAGCCTAAGGACGAATCATCCCGGATGGATATCGGCTTGAAGGAGATCGACATCTTCCAGGAAGAACAGTTCAGCGAATGGTATCTCTGCGGCGTCAACAAAAATGGCCAGGTATATTTCCACTAAGATCGTTAGAGAAGGCACCGCTGACTGGGAATCCCATTAGGTTCCGGTTCTCGGAAGCGATGTTGCTTTCGATTTCCCCATGTCTCAAACAACTGCAATCTCCGAGTACATTGCTGCGAGATATCCGGGGCTTCTACCCCCTAAGCATGCGGCTAAAATCCACGAGATGGTGCACAAGATGCATGAGATGAATTTCTTCACCCTCTCTTTCAAGGGTAGTCCGAAGCTTGCATCCGGGTTTGCCGATGCTGCCTTGAAGCGCCTTGAAGACAAGTCCATAAGTGTTCGCTATAGAGAGGCATTGGAGTATAAGCTTGAAATGTAAGAATAAAGTACCATCTCACATAGTTGACATATTAATATGGGGGTATCTATAGCCTACGTCGGGACAAGGTCAATGCTCTCACGCCTGAGAAGACACAAGCGGAGTTAGACAAGGCACAGGCGTACTTGGAAGAGGCCGCTACGCTTCTAAACCCCAGTGATGGCCCATGGCTTTTTGGTCAGAAGCGACCGACGGAACTTGATGCCCACTTGGTGGTTATgattcttcgtcttcaagaTGTGGGCCGCGATTCCGTTGTTCCCGATTCCTTGAAAGAGTATGGAAAGATGGCGTTCAACGAGCCTTCTTTCAAAGCAGTCATGGGAGGGAGAAGCACTATGTATGATGGTTCTGGTAGCAAGAAATAGTCTGAAATCCTGGCTTTGGCAGAGAATTCAACTTCTCGGTGGATTATCAATATGCTCTCGAATTTCGTTACAGAAAATCTCAATCGTTATTATAAGTTTGTGCTTTCGTGGAGGCTATTAAACGATGATCATAAAAACAAAATACTTGCCTCAACTCCTTGAAAGCCCTTGACAGCACAGAATATGGAGACCATTCATGGTAGCGCATCCATTACGGTAACTGGGGCATGAGTGGCATTAAGGGTTGCTCTTTGCTCCTTGGCATTATTAATGCTCGACGAAGTTGTGAACTGATGATATTGTGGTGATACTGTGATTGGAGAGAATTGGGATCCCATTTAATGCTACGTGGCAGAGATTAGAAATGGGCTGCTGCAGCTAGGAGTGTCACCCGACCTCCTTTCACCGTCACGGTCATCTTCCTTCCCCGTAAGTCGATCAGGCAGACCTCTTGGGTCCATTTCACTGCAATATCTCCCATTGATCCCTAGATAACCCCCGAACCTAATTGTCTGCCTTGGCTTGGGTACATATTTCTCTCCTTCAAGTATCATTGAAAGAGATTGCGGTCACCTAATGAGGCTGTAAACTCGGACAACGCATTCTCAAGCTCAATTCCATTACACAATCACTGATTAATAAAAGAACAGGCGGCTTTCCTTTTGTTTACATTTTTTTTGATTCATATCTTTTTCTTACACTACAATGACAAAGTTTCCCCTCGACCAATGATATCAAAACCCCATGATAAATTTCCGTCACAACGTTTCTATTTCTCCAACAGGACAAACTCATGGTGTAGAACCCACAGCCCCTTCCCATTCCACTTCATTTGTTGAAGAGATTCTTGCAAATTTAACTCATTGACAAGCGTGGCTGGGTCATCACTCCACTCAAAGCTCTTGACCAGGGATTTCTTCACACCAAAGACTGGATCTGAAGTGATGTGTTCACTGTCGCTGGCATATAATGCTGTCGTAAGATTGAGATACTGAGGATGTTTCAACTGGAAATGCTGCGCAGGGTTAATAATTGGCTGGATTTACGATGGTAGCCATACATACCACATGTGCAGGGCGCGTAATATTCCGCTTCAACATATTGAGCAAAACTCCAACGGACCCATCGGTGGGGATGTCGTAGTTGACGCTCTTCACGCCTACCAGATAATACCGACCCTGGCTATCAGTTTGGAATATGCCGCGGCAGTTGGGTCCGTCGCGATTGGGGTCTTGCATATCGTAGAGCCCATTTCCGTTAGTCTCCCAAACATCTACAGCAACACCCTCGATTGGGGCACCGCTGACGGATTTCACTGTTCCGTGTATGAGCATAAGCTCTCCTATAACGCCGGGAGAGCCAATGGATTGCCCATTAGTAAGAGTGTGCGTGTCTTCAGAGTGGAAGGGCCCGAGGACAGATGACTCTGTTGCTGAGCTAGCCTTTGCCTGTGCAGAATTTATGGTGTCGACCAGTGCAGACACTCCAAGAACATCAGACAACAGAATCATCTCCTGCCTATCAGGTGATGAGTCTTGGCCAACCTAGGTTGAGCCTATATATTAGTGCCATAAACAAAAAGCAGTACCGCATCATGATTTGCGTACTTGAGTAAGATATTGGACAGCCGCCTCCCATTCCGTTGGCTTCAGTTGAACTTCCTTAACGTAGTCGTGCAAGTGCTGTATCAAGCCGGTAACCAACTCAACAAGCCGTTCGCTCTTGACATTCTCCGTGGATACCTTGATGACATGAGGAGTCAAGTTTTCAGCGGTCAATTCTTCTAGGCTGGATTCCATTTCGCTAACATGGAAAGGCAATGGCACTCAAATTCGATGCTGTACACGATCAATTGCCAGCGGGGTGTGCCATATAACTTTGTTTCGGAATTTAACTCCGGAAAGCTTCCGCAATGCTTCCGACACACCAAACTCCGGTGTTTCAACTTCTAATGCTGAGCTATCTTTATGTAATCTGGGGAAAACATGCCTGCTTGCAAATCACTTTATAATTCAGTGGCAAGCACTGAACTTAAATTGTTTGCCAGAGCGGGGTTAGATGAGTGGCATGTTCGGCATTGGAGGTCGGCTGCTAAAACTGAAATAGGTCCAAGGACACAAAATATCCAGTGCATGACAGCACATTCTACGACTTAGTCTCCATTCCACGTGTTAATCCGCACAGTGTCATATAATCCCAAACAATTGAACTGCCAGTCGCAAAAATGGACGTTGAATCGCGAAGTTTCGAATACAATGAAAGCAACCAGAGAGTCTTATTTGGCAAAGGCGTTCTCGCCAAGCTAGCCACTGAAGTTGCGGCACTTGGCTGTAAAGCGCCATTGTTGTTGACAACTCCCCAGCAAGCCTCGGCCGTTCAAGATCTTACCCAGATACTAAACGGTCATGTCGCGGGCTCTTTCACCCGTGCCACAATGCACACTCCAACCGAGGTTACAGAAGAGGCACTGGTATATACGAAAACAACGAATGCAGACTGTCTCTTGTCAATTGGTGGCGGAAGCACGGTTGGCCTAGGCAAAGCGTTATCTCTTCGGACTGGCTTGCCTCACATCTGTATCGCAACGACATATGCTGGAAGCGAGATGACACCCATCCTGGGTGAAACTAAAAATCAACAAAAGGTGACTCGGGTTGACCGGGCAGCAATTCCCAAGGTAGTCATCTACGATGTCAATCTTACTTTAAGTTTACCCACGGGCATGAGTGCAACAAGTGGCCTTAACGCAATGGCGCATGCTGGTGAGTCGAAATCAGAAGAAATCATTGTGCACTTATTGACGCCAGAGTAGTCGAGGCTCTATACGCAAAAGATACCAGTCCGATTGTCCGCATATTTGCTCTCGAGGGAATCCGAGCCTTGGCATCTTCGCTGCCTGGAGTGATGGAAAACTCTCAGTCAATTGCCTTCCGTTCAGAGGCTCTACTCGGCGCTTGGTTATGCGGAAAATGTCTAGCAATGACAACCGTCGCGCTCCATCATAAACTCTGTCATGTTCTGGGCGGGACTCTCAATTTACCGCATGCCGAAACCCACGCTATTGTCCTACCTCATGCACTCGCCTACACAGCGCCTGACATTCCTCAAGTCATGAAGGACCTCGCAGAAATCATTCCACATAGTGAAGGAGATGCCATTCAAGGACTAAACAGATTGGTGTCTAAGCTGGGAATCCCATCGAGCCTAAAGGCTCTGGGtatgaaggaggaggacatTGAGCTGGTTACAGATAATCTGATGATGCTCACATTTTGGAACCCCCGGCCAGTCAATAAAGATTCAATCCAGAAGATGATACGGCGGGCGTGGTTAGGAGAACAGGCTCGTGTAGACATTTAGGCTTCCAATTTATTGAATTTGAAGTAGCAGCTAGCAGATCATGTAGCTAGCATGGTAGTATCGTTTTCACAATTCAGTGAATAACTGTTAAAACGGAAAAATTTCCAAATACTTTATTTCAGAAGTTACTAGTATTCAGGCGTATCTATACCGTTTAGTTCCCGGCCTGTCGTTCTAAGAGTGAATTACATATCGAGCTTCAacaggcttcttctccttcacaGCGGGTGCGTCTCCAACAGGTTTTCCGATAACCAACTGGGCCAACAGCTTCCAGTCCGAGTCAACAGACCAAGTCTTCTTAACCTCGTCATCAATAAGAGGATTGTAATGTTGCAGGTTGCCGCCTACTCCCTCCAAAGCAAGGGCCGACCAAATAAGGAACTGGTGCATGCCGCTTGCCTGCTCACGCCAGCCTTCAAATTTGTCCGCATACATCTTGAAAGAACCTAGTGGCTCATATGGCGCAGGATCCTCAAAGAACAAAATTGTCGCGTATGCGCCTCGAAACCCCTGGATCTTGGCATTGGTACTGGTGGCTTGGTCCCCTGACACGAAGGGGGCAACGGCTGCCTTGACAATGTCCCAGAGTTTCTGGTGATGATCTccaacaagaacaacaatTCGAGTGCTTTGAGTGTTGAACGCTGATGGTACCGTTAAAAGAGCTTTTCGAATGATCTCTTCTAGTCGGCCAATCGAGAGATCGGTCTCTGCTGAGAGCTGATACACGGAGCGTCGAGCTCCAAACGAAGAAATAAGCGTGTCCGCCATGATGTTTCTCTGTGATTATACAATAGCCGAAAATTGCCTGATAATGGTATTGACTGACATGGAATGTTAAGCGTAGTTGATCTGGATGATATATGCGTAGCAAGCGAAGACTTCGTCTCACTGTGCACCCCTGGTAGATTGCCAAGCTATTATTAATGAAGCCATTACCACTGATTAATTAGAGCGTAAGCAAAGTTATAACTATTCACAGACTGTTACTCATGAAAGATCGGCTATGATGTAGCAGGTGATGAGTTTCGGAAAGATCGGAATCTTCCGATCCGCGTTAACTCGGGGCTTTATCAAATTTGCCTAAACTTCTACGGACTTTTGCTCTATAGCTACCTGATTCCCCCACCTCAGTGGCAACGTAATATTGAATAAGATCTTATTCTACGGAATGGTAAAGTCATACGATATGGGGATGCTTCGCATCGGAAGGCTACGTATATGTACAAGAACAGCCATGTAATGATCCAGAGTACAGTTCCATTGCCACTCTCCCTCGACGTGTCTAGAATTTCTTGCCTGTGATATCAAGACCTTCGAAAATGGCTCAAAGCAATCTCCCTCTACGCGATAATACGACCGGCGATGATTCCCTGGAGCTGACTTTTTTAATCGTTGGAGCGGGCCCAGCTGGAGCGACTTTGGGCTGTTATCTTGGTAAATATGGTACGTTCAACCACCCTCTACTCTCAATCAAAAGCATATCTAACTGGAAAATGTGGCATTTCCAGGCTTCAAAGGTTTGATCATCAGCTCCGCTCCGTCGTCGGCGAACACCCCGCGCGCGCATATAATCAACCAACCTGCGATGGGTAAGTCTACCTCTGCATAGCTAAAAGCGCCGTCTCACCATGATGTAGAGTGTATCCGTGACCTCGACCCCGACATGGAGAAAGAATTTATGATAAATGGCTACGCGGGCCCAGAGAAGGGTATGACACGTTGGTGTGAGACTATGAATGGAAGAGAGTTCGGCCGTATCACGTCCTGGGGATCAGATCTACAACGAGGGGTACGATCCTTttaatgaaagaaaagagagcatAATTATTAATTGCATTCTTTAGGGCGAATTTAAAATGAGTAGCCCATGCTCACACTTGGAGCTGCCTCAAACATTAACGGAACCTATCCTCCTTCGATACGCTTCACAGCACGGCTTTCCTTGTCGATTTCGAACACAGTTTGTTTCTTTCGATGACTCGACAGTCGGTGTCATTGTTGTGACCGTCCGAGACATGATTTTTGACAAACTATATACCATCAAGACCAAATACCTGTTTGGCGCCGACGGAGCCAAAAGTGCCATCGTTCGACAGCTTGGTCTACCCATGGCGGTGCAGCCTAGCCAGGGCATAGCTCTCAACGTCCTTATTCGCGCTGACCTTTCCCACTTGATGAAGAATCGCGTCGGAAATCTGCACTATGTGATCCGGCCTGACGCAGAATACCCGGACTTTGCTTGGTGGTCGATTGTGCGCATGGTAAAGCCTTGGCATGAATGGCTGATCATCATGATGTACAAGCCGACCTGTCCGGCGGAATTTATGCCGACTCAAGAACAAGTCAAATCCCAGATTTATGAGGTCATTGGGGATCAATCCGTCCCGGTCGAGATTAATCGAGTTGACAAATGGATCATTAATGAAACAGTAGCCGAAGTATACAGCAAAGGCAATATGTAACTATATCCCACTTATCGTCACCTATGTCTGTTGATTCTAATTGGCTATAGATATTGCCTTGGCGACGCTGTACATCGCCATCCGCCGATGAACGGCCTCGGGGCAAATACCTGCACTCAGGACGCCGCCAATCTTGCCTGGAAGTTAAACTTGGTTGAGAAAGGTAGGAAAAACAAATCATTTCTGCGAAATATGAAACTGATAGTTGCTAATATGTACTGGCCCTGGAATATAGGATTAGCTGGGCCTGCCCTTTTGGACAGCTATACAGTTGAGCGTCAACCTGTTGGAGCCGGCGTCGTTGCAAGGTAATACGAAAACACATAAGAGCGAGCTGTGCTGTGGCTGACCAAGTTTTCTAAAGGGCCAATGCATCTTTGCGAGAACATAAGCCAATATTCGACGCTCTTGGCTTCTTGAAACCGTCTCttgaggagaggaagaaggagcttgaTGTGTTGAAAGAGGATTCAGAGAGCGGTCGTGCGAGGCGACGTGAACTCATGCGATCAATGAACTACACTTCACATGAATTCTTGGCTTTGGGCTCAGATATGAGCCAGAGATACAAGTCTTCTGCTGTGTTCCTCGAGGGATCGGGAGATGAGCCACCCTTGCCTTCTAATTCCGTTCTGAACTATGAGCCCCATACGTTTCCTGGCTTGCGACTGCCACATGCGTGGCTGAATACGGCTATTCCGCAAGAGCAAGTCTCAACACTTGATCTAGCAGGTAACGGACGATTTACGCTATTTATTGGCCATGGAGGAGAGGCATGGCGTAGTGCCGCACGGTCTGTGGAGCAAGCATTAAAAGTCCCCATCGCCGTGTATTCCATCGGCTACGGTCTCGAATATGAAGCTGTTTTCAATGACTGGTACAGGCTGCGGGAAGTAGAGGAGAGCGGTTGCGTCCTTGTACGCCCGGACAACTTTATTGCGTGGAGAAGCCAGAGCATAGTGAATGACACTGCTTCTGTGCTCGAGCGTGTGTTCAAATCCATTCTAGCTTTGTAGCATATGGAAACCATAGCTTCTTAGTTTATGTATGGAAAAGACATACCGCAAGATATATCACATGCTAGTGTAAAATATTAGGATAACATGTCAGGAATGCCAAATACTTCAATCACTATATACCTATGCCATCGCCCTCAGGGCTGGGGCCTGGTTTGGCCAACACGTACAGAAGTAAGAACTCTTCTGAGAACAGTTCCGATTCTAATCAAGTACCTCATGCAAGAATCTGTCCAAGTTTAGCCCCTCTGATTCTGAACTCTTTCCGACGTTTCCGCTTCCGTTTCCATTTCAAGACGCTCTTATGGCGACCCTGATTCCCCAACAGGCAGATCTACGCAAGTCGCATATTCGTCCACGGCGTTTGTCAGATACTGG
This window contains:
- a CDS encoding dioxygenase domain-containing protein, translating into MESSLEELTAENLTPHVIKVSTENVKSERLVELVTGLIQHLHDYVKEVQLKPTEWEAAVQYLTQVGQDSSPDRQEMILLSDVLGVSALVDTINSAQAKASSATESSVLGPFHSEDTHTLTNGQSIGSPGVIGELMLIHGTVKSVSGAPIEGVAVDVWETNGNGLYDMQDPNRDGPNCRGIFQTDSQGRYYLVGVKSVNYDIPTDGSVGVLLNMLKRNITRPAHVHFQLKHPQYLNLTTALYASDSEHITSDPVFGVKKSLVKSFEWSDDPATLVNELNLQESLQQMKWNGKGLWVLHHEFVLLEK
- a CDS encoding iron-containing alcohol dehydrogenase domain-containing protein, whose amino-acid sequence is MDVESRSFEYNESNQRVLFGKGVLAKLATEVAALGCKAPLLLTTPQQASAVQDLTQILNGHVAGSFTRATMHTPTEVTEEALVYTKTTNADCLLSIGGGSTVGLGKALSLRTGLPHICIATTYAGSEMTPILGETKNQQKVTRVDRAAIPKVVIYDVNLTLSLPTGMSATSGLNAMAHAVEALYAKDTSPIVRIFALEGIRALASSLPGVMENSQSIAFRSEALLGAWLCGKCLAMTTVALHHKLCHVLGGTLNLPHAETHAIVLPHALAYTAPDIPQVMKDLAEIIPHSEGDAIQGLNRLVSKLGIPSSLKALGMKEEDIELVTDNLMMLTFWNPRPVNKDSIQKMIRRAWLGEQARVDI
- a CDS encoding nitroreductase family domain-containing protein, producing MADTLISSFGARRSVYQLSAETDLSIGRLEEIIRKALLTVPSAFNTQSTRIVVLVGDHHQKLWDIVKAAVAPFVSGDQATSTNAKIQGFRGAYATILFFEDPAPYEPLGSFKMYADKFEGWREQASGMHQFLIWSALALEGVGGNLQHYNPLIDDEVKKTWSVDSDWKLLAQLVIGKPVGDAPAVKEKKPVEARYVIHS
- a CDS encoding FAD binding domain-containing protein; translated protein: MAQSNLPLRDNTTGDDSLELTFLIVGAGPAGATLGCYLGKYGFKGLIISSAPSSANTPRAHIINQPAMECIRDLDPDMEKEFMINGYAGPEKGMTRWCETMNGREFGRITSWGSDLQRGGEFKMSSPCSHLELPQTLTEPILLRYASQHGFPCRFRTQFVSFDDSTVGVIVVTVRDMIFDKLYTIKTKYLFGADGAKSAIVRQLGLPMAVQPSQGIALNVLIRADLSHLMKNRVGNLHYVIRPDAEYPDFAWWSIVRMVKPWHEWLIIMMYKPTCPAEFMPTQEQVKSQIYEVIGDQSVPVEINRVDKWIINETVAEVYSKGNIYCLGDAVHRHPPMNGLGANTCTQDAANLAWKLNLVEKGLAGPALLDSYTVERQPVGAGVVARANASLREHKPIFDALGFLKPSLEERKKELDVLKEDSESGRARRRELMRSMNYTSHEFLALGSDMSQRYKSSAVFLEGSGDEPPLPSNSVLNYEPHTFPGLRLPHAWLNTAIPQEQVSTLDLAGNGRFTLFIGHGGEAWRSAARSVEQALKVPIAVYSIGYGLEYEAVFNDWYRLREVEESGCVLVRPDNFIAWRSQSIVNDTASVLERVFKSILAL